Proteins encoded together in one Thermomonospora curvata DSM 43183 window:
- a CDS encoding cytochrome P450, whose product MSTAPERRWERRLYLAAHPLAYPLLRVLARCGPAVRVPGVGVVINDAALARRVLLDGRTFRKDGPGSPGDLWTPVLGPSVLLNMEGEAHRRLRRKLADLFTPAYTERLCEQVLAEPLARLSERLHQGRPVDLVDAMRVLAGAVISHVIGLETRDEDEYRHLFEQGERVVSMVTLRTRRLSPSQVARARRVLDPLGDIAAKAYAAGDEETVMGRMRALGLSPQEARGAAGAFFLTGTETVATLVPRLIALLHDCGELERVAADPSLLDTALEETLRVTTPTPVMLRSVHAPATVGGVKVRPGDRVLIVTHNCCRAHGPFDLDRPHPPELNRLWFGAGPHFCIGYPLAMAEARAVARTVLRAAPITIVRRRAARGVLIPTYRTFVIRKAQA is encoded by the coding sequence ATGAGCACGGCACCGGAACGGCGCTGGGAGCGGCGGCTGTACCTGGCCGCCCACCCCCTGGCCTACCCGCTGCTGCGCGTCCTGGCCCGGTGCGGCCCGGCGGTGCGGGTGCCCGGAGTGGGCGTGGTGATCAACGACGCCGCCCTGGCCCGCCGGGTGCTGCTGGACGGGCGCACCTTCCGCAAGGACGGCCCCGGCTCGCCCGGCGACCTGTGGACCCCCGTGCTCGGCCCGTCCGTGCTGCTCAACATGGAGGGCGAGGCGCACCGCAGGCTGCGCCGCAAACTGGCGGACCTGTTCACCCCCGCCTACACCGAGCGATTGTGCGAGCAGGTCCTGGCCGAGCCCCTGGCGCGGCTGTCCGAACGGCTCCACCAGGGCCGCCCGGTCGACCTGGTGGACGCCATGCGGGTGCTGGCCGGCGCGGTGATCAGCCACGTCATCGGGCTGGAGACCCGGGACGAGGACGAATACCGGCACCTGTTCGAACAGGGCGAGCGGGTCGTGTCGATGGTGACTTTGCGCACCCGCCGCCTGTCGCCGTCCCAGGTGGCCCGCGCCCGGCGGGTGCTCGACCCGCTCGGCGACATCGCCGCCAAGGCCTATGCCGCAGGCGACGAGGAGACCGTCATGGGACGGATGCGCGCGCTGGGCCTGTCACCACAGGAGGCCCGCGGCGCCGCCGGGGCGTTCTTCCTGACCGGCACCGAGACGGTGGCCACGCTGGTGCCGCGGCTGATCGCCCTGCTGCACGACTGCGGCGAGCTGGAGCGGGTGGCCGCCGACCCGTCCCTGCTGGATACGGCGCTGGAGGAGACGTTGCGGGTGACCACCCCGACCCCGGTGATGCTGCGCAGCGTCCACGCCCCCGCGACGGTGGGCGGCGTGAAGGTGCGCCCCGGCGACCGGGTGCTGATCGTCACCCACAACTGCTGCCGCGCCCACGGCCCCTTCGACCTGGACCGGCCCCACCCCCCGGAGCTGAACCGGCTGTGGTTCGGCGCCGGCCCGCACTTTTGCATCGGCTACCCGCTCGCCATGGCCGAGGCCCGCGCGGTCGCCCGGACCGTGCTGCGGGCCGCGCCGATCACCATCGTCCGCCGCAGGGCGGCGCGCGGCGTGCTCATCCCGACCTACCGCACCTTCGTCATCCGGAAGGCTCAGGCGTGA
- a CDS encoding glycosyltransferase family 2 protein has product MDLWVAVPAYNEERSIAATLRRLTGQTDRDFRLVVVDNGSTDATAGIVERFAAEHPEMDLRLIGEPRKGTGAAADTGFRYAIAQGATHLARTDADCLPHPGWIAAIKRAFADGLQMVSGPLRPRTDEFPLKWWERHLLPAVLNLGALAGRYRSGNRDPAYLGPYLMMPGCNVAITAALYQEAGGFPRTRIEDVHEDRALHNRVRRLTTAYGRRKDMVVYGSVRRLRAYGLLGTIAWYADHRHTPQIVDVR; this is encoded by the coding sequence GTGGATCTATGGGTGGCCGTGCCGGCCTATAACGAAGAGCGCTCCATCGCGGCGACGCTGCGACGGCTGACCGGGCAGACCGACCGGGACTTCCGCCTGGTCGTGGTCGACAACGGCAGCACCGACGCCACCGCCGGGATCGTGGAGAGATTCGCCGCCGAGCACCCCGAGATGGACCTGCGGCTGATCGGCGAGCCCCGCAAGGGCACCGGGGCCGCCGCCGACACCGGCTTCCGGTACGCCATCGCCCAGGGGGCCACGCACCTGGCCCGCACCGACGCCGACTGCCTGCCGCACCCCGGCTGGATCGCGGCGATCAAACGGGCCTTCGCCGACGGGCTGCAGATGGTCAGCGGCCCGCTGCGCCCCCGCACCGACGAGTTCCCGCTCAAATGGTGGGAGCGGCATCTGCTGCCGGCCGTGCTGAACCTGGGGGCGCTGGCCGGACGGTACCGGAGCGGCAACCGGGACCCCGCCTACCTGGGGCCGTACCTGATGATGCCGGGCTGCAACGTGGCCATCACCGCCGCCCTCTACCAGGAGGCGGGCGGATTCCCCCGCACCCGCATCGAGGACGTCCACGAAGACCGCGCCCTGCACAACCGCGTCCGCCGGCTCACCACCGCCTACGGCAGGCGCAAAGACATGGTCGTCTACGGCTCGGTGCGGCGGTTGCGCGCCTACGGGCTGCTCGGCACCATCGCCTGGTACGCCGACCACCGCCACACCCCGCAGATCGTGGACGTCCGATGA
- a CDS encoding cytochrome P450: MRGGTKTGAKIAARHEARLLWAGNPGLYALLQAARHTAPIQRFPRLGWVVTDPLLARRVLNDAAHFGMTGEGGVGHLWSQLFGEEMAQFFGGPRHAEVRARARDLFTEDGAAALVERSQGAHYRALAERLARGEVVDVADSTRVLAGRMVADLLGLRLEEGAGDEAYRELFSAGERLAALAMGTTASTVLPAGVLHRARAIVADITRGVAEGYRTAGADTILGRCRQMGLGLPMTRALATLLAIAGTETGASGTSRTVALLHDTGQQAALLADPSLLPNAVREGLRVATPAPVIGRSVRRDATVAGRLLRAGERVLVLTYLADNGAGPFDIHRPYVPETRQLWFGAGRHLCLGAAVARTQVARMLQTLTASGPYRIVARRPARRVLVPTYASLLVQAA, encoded by the coding sequence ATGAGGGGCGGGACGAAGACCGGGGCGAAGATCGCGGCGCGGCATGAGGCGCGGCTGCTGTGGGCGGGGAACCCGGGGCTGTACGCCCTGCTGCAGGCGGCCCGGCACACCGCGCCCATCCAGCGCTTCCCCCGGCTGGGCTGGGTGGTGACCGACCCGCTGCTGGCCCGGCGGGTGCTCAACGACGCCGCGCACTTCGGCATGACCGGGGAGGGCGGCGTGGGGCATCTGTGGTCCCAGCTGTTCGGGGAGGAGATGGCGCAGTTCTTCGGCGGTCCCAGGCACGCCGAGGTGCGCGCCCGCGCCCGCGACCTGTTCACCGAGGACGGCGCCGCGGCCCTGGTGGAGCGCTCGCAGGGGGCGCACTACCGGGCGCTGGCCGAGCGGCTGGCGCGCGGCGAGGTGGTGGACGTGGCCGACTCCACCCGGGTGCTGGCCGGGCGGATGGTCGCCGACCTGCTGGGGTTGCGCCTGGAGGAAGGGGCCGGGGACGAGGCCTACCGGGAGCTGTTCTCCGCCGGGGAGCGGCTGGCCGCCCTGGCGATGGGCACCACCGCCTCGACCGTGCTGCCGGCCGGGGTGCTGCACCGGGCCCGCGCCATCGTGGCCGACATCACCCGGGGCGTGGCGGAGGGCTACCGGACCGCCGGCGCGGACACCATCTTGGGCCGCTGCCGCCAGATGGGGCTGGGCCTGCCGATGACCCGGGCGCTGGCGACGCTGCTGGCCATCGCGGGCACCGAGACCGGCGCCTCGGGGACCTCCCGCACGGTGGCGCTGCTGCACGACACCGGCCAGCAGGCGGCGCTGCTGGCCGACCCGTCGCTGCTGCCCAACGCGGTGCGCGAGGGGCTGCGGGTGGCCACCCCGGCCCCGGTCATCGGGCGCAGCGTGCGGCGGGACGCCACGGTCGCCGGGCGGCTGCTGCGGGCGGGCGAGCGGGTGCTGGTGCTGACCTATCTGGCCGACAACGGCGCGGGGCCGTTCGACATTCACCGCCCTTATGTGCCGGAGACCCGCCAGTTGTGGTTCGGGGCCGGCCGGCACCTGTGCCTGGGCGCGGCGGTGGCCCGCACCCAGGTCGCCCGGATGCTGCAGACCCTGACGGCGTCCGGCCCCTACCGGATCGTCGCCCGCCGTCCCGCCCGCCGCGTCCTGGTGCCGACCTACGCGAGCCTGCTGGTGCAGGCGGCCTGA
- a CDS encoding steroid 3-ketoacyl-CoA thiolase codes for MAEPVIVEAVRTPIGKRGGWLAGLKPAAVLAHALKAVIERAGIDPIEVEQVFAGCVTQAGEQGGHIGRQVWLYAGLPWQTGVTTLDAQCGSSQQSVHLAAAMIAAGVVDVAIGCGVEVMSRVPLGTNVQVGGTPRPDDWSLDMPNQFEAAERIAARRSLTRQELDAFGVRSQQLAAKAWADGRFDREIAPIEAPVLDSDGNPTGETRTVTRDQGLRETTAEGLARLKPVMGEGGLHTAGTSSQISDGAAAVLLMSAEKAKALRLRPRARLRAQVLVGGEPYYHLDGPVQATERVLQRAGMTIADPDIFEINEAFASIVLSWAKVHGPDMDKVNVNGGAIALGHPVGATGARLITTALHELERRDGATALVTMCAGGALATGTILERC; via the coding sequence ATGGCAGAGCCGGTGATCGTGGAGGCCGTCCGGACGCCGATCGGCAAGCGGGGCGGGTGGCTGGCCGGGCTCAAGCCGGCGGCGGTGCTGGCCCACGCCCTCAAGGCGGTGATCGAGCGCGCCGGCATCGACCCGATCGAGGTCGAGCAGGTCTTCGCCGGCTGCGTCACCCAGGCCGGTGAGCAGGGCGGCCACATCGGCCGGCAGGTCTGGCTGTACGCCGGCCTGCCCTGGCAGACCGGGGTCACCACGCTGGACGCCCAGTGCGGCTCCAGCCAGCAGAGCGTGCACCTGGCCGCCGCGATGATCGCCGCGGGCGTGGTGGACGTGGCGATCGGCTGCGGCGTGGAGGTGATGAGCCGGGTCCCGCTGGGCACCAACGTGCAGGTCGGCGGCACCCCGCGGCCGGACGACTGGTCGCTCGACATGCCCAACCAGTTCGAGGCCGCCGAGCGCATCGCCGCCCGGCGCTCGCTGACCCGCCAGGAGCTGGACGCCTTCGGGGTGCGCTCCCAGCAGCTGGCCGCCAAGGCCTGGGCCGACGGCCGGTTCGACCGGGAGATCGCCCCGATCGAGGCGCCGGTGCTGGATTCCGACGGCAACCCCACCGGCGAGACCCGCACCGTCACCCGCGACCAGGGTCTGCGGGAGACCACCGCAGAAGGCCTGGCCAGGCTCAAGCCGGTGATGGGCGAGGGCGGGCTGCACACCGCCGGCACCTCCTCGCAGATCTCCGACGGGGCCGCCGCGGTGCTGCTGATGTCGGCCGAGAAGGCCAAGGCGCTCCGGCTGCGCCCGCGCGCCCGGCTGCGCGCCCAGGTGCTGGTCGGCGGGGAGCCCTACTACCACCTCGACGGGCCGGTCCAGGCGACCGAGCGGGTGCTGCAGCGGGCCGGCATGACCATCGCCGACCCGGACATCTTCGAGATCAACGAGGCGTTCGCCTCGATCGTGCTGTCGTGGGCCAAGGTGCACGGCCCCGACATGGACAAGGTCAACGTCAACGGCGGCGCCATCGCGCTGGGCCACCCGGTGGGGGCCACCGGGGCCCGGCTGATCACCACCGCGCTGCACGAGCTGGAGCGCCGGGACGGCGCCACCGCTCTGGTCACCATGTGCGCCGGCGGTGCGCTGGCCACCGGCACCATCCTCGAACGCTGCTAG
- a CDS encoding MBL fold metallo-hydrolase: MAVTPEPENLGGGVWSVPVPIPDNPLAYTLVYALESRRGPVLVDAGWNHPDAWTALRDGLASLGMSIEEVYGVVVTHHHPDHSGLAGRVRESSGAWIAMHHNDAEVIREFRRKVAADAGRTWESDALRRAGADAQEVAAHRTGRPPVDPPAVPDRELADGDLVDLPGRKLRAIWTPGHSPGHICLHLEDGDRIFTGDHVLPRITPHIGLFPLDEPHQDPLGDFLSSLERVAEMPAGEVLPAHQYRFTGLAERARQIIEHHEERIGEVLALLSDEPVTLWEVASKMRWRYPWEHMPPHGRYMAAGEAAAHLRALERRGKVRRHDAELLTFTLA, from the coding sequence GTGGCCGTCACACCTGAACCGGAGAACCTGGGCGGAGGCGTTTGGAGCGTTCCCGTCCCCATCCCCGACAACCCCCTGGCGTACACGCTGGTGTACGCGCTGGAAAGCCGGCGCGGGCCGGTGCTCGTGGACGCGGGCTGGAACCACCCGGACGCCTGGACGGCGCTGCGCGACGGGCTCGCCTCGCTGGGGATGTCCATTGAGGAGGTCTACGGGGTGGTGGTGACCCACCACCACCCCGACCACTCCGGGCTGGCCGGGCGGGTGCGGGAGTCCTCCGGCGCCTGGATCGCCATGCACCACAACGACGCCGAGGTCATCCGGGAGTTCCGCCGCAAGGTGGCCGCCGACGCCGGCCGCACCTGGGAGTCGGACGCGCTGCGCCGGGCCGGGGCGGACGCGCAGGAGGTGGCCGCGCACCGCACCGGCAGGCCGCCGGTGGACCCGCCCGCCGTGCCGGACCGCGAGCTGGCCGACGGCGATCTGGTGGATCTGCCGGGCCGCAAGCTGCGCGCCATCTGGACGCCGGGGCACTCCCCCGGCCACATCTGCCTGCACCTGGAGGACGGCGACCGGATCTTCACCGGTGACCACGTCCTGCCGCGCATCACCCCGCACATCGGGCTCTTCCCCCTTGATGAGCCCCACCAGGATCCGCTGGGCGACTTTTTGAGCTCCCTGGAGCGGGTGGCGGAGATGCCGGCCGGGGAGGTGCTGCCGGCCCACCAGTACCGCTTCACCGGGCTGGCCGAGCGGGCCCGCCAGATCATCGAGCACCACGAAGAGCGCATCGGTGAGGTGCTCGCCCTGCTGTCGGATGAGCCGGTCACGCTGTGGGAGGTGGCGTCGAAGATGCGCTGGCGCTACCCGTGGGAGCACATGCCGCCGCACGGCCGCTACATGGCCGCCGGCGAGGCCGCCGCTCATCTGCGCGCCCTGGAGCGCCGCGGCAAGGTCCGCCGCCACGATGCGGAGCTGCTGACCTTCACCCTCGCCTGA
- a CDS encoding cytochrome P450: MRTVTATRPEIDLISPEVYERGGVPHEQLKWLRENDPVHWHPDPNEGVPGFWAITRYEDLKFVSRHPELFSSHLRTSLFEEFSDDDIALYGMMMLFQDPPEHTRNRLKVSRGFTPRMVKQLEGHIRDICNELIDEVAPRGHAEFVEEIATPLPAYVICELLGAPQSDRKMICDWSNQIIGFNDPELAGATEEAARLTGELMAYAAELAEMRRNDPQDDIATKLLQPDAEGNVLSDEEFQLFVLMLVIAGHETTRTSSATAIQTFFEHPEQWERLRADRSLLRTAADEIVRWASPLNLFRRTATRDVELRGKKIKEGDKVVMFYPSANRDEEIFTDPFTFDIARDPNPHVGFGGGGPHYCLGAHLARLELMVLFDTILDRMPDIRPAGPMRRLRSNFVNGVKELPVEFTPSEPLSRSSA; encoded by the coding sequence ATGCGCACCGTGACCGCCACGCGCCCAGAGATCGATCTCATCAGCCCGGAGGTCTACGAACGCGGCGGCGTCCCGCATGAGCAGCTGAAATGGCTGCGCGAGAACGACCCGGTGCACTGGCACCCCGACCCCAACGAGGGCGTGCCGGGCTTTTGGGCCATCACCCGCTATGAGGACCTGAAGTTCGTCTCACGGCACCCGGAGCTGTTCTCCAGCCACCTGCGCACCTCGCTGTTCGAGGAGTTCAGCGACGACGACATCGCGCTGTACGGCATGATGATGCTCTTCCAGGACCCTCCCGAGCACACCCGCAACCGGCTGAAGGTCAGCCGGGGCTTCACCCCGCGGATGGTCAAGCAGCTGGAGGGGCACATCCGCGACATCTGCAACGAGCTCATCGACGAGGTGGCGCCGCGGGGCCACGCCGAGTTCGTGGAGGAGATCGCCACCCCGCTGCCGGCGTACGTGATCTGCGAGCTGCTGGGCGCCCCGCAGTCGGACCGCAAGATGATCTGCGACTGGTCCAACCAGATCATCGGGTTCAACGACCCGGAGCTGGCGGGCGCCACCGAGGAGGCCGCCCGGCTGACCGGGGAGCTGATGGCCTACGCCGCCGAGCTGGCGGAGATGCGCCGCAACGACCCCCAAGACGACATCGCCACCAAGCTGCTGCAGCCCGACGCGGAGGGCAACGTCCTCAGCGACGAGGAGTTCCAGCTCTTCGTGCTGATGCTGGTGATCGCCGGGCACGAGACCACCCGCACCAGCTCGGCCACCGCCATCCAGACCTTCTTCGAACACCCCGAGCAGTGGGAGCGGCTCAGGGCCGACCGCAGCCTGCTGCGCACCGCCGCCGACGAGATCGTCCGCTGGGCCAGCCCGCTCAACCTGTTCCGCCGCACCGCCACGCGCGATGTGGAGCTGCGCGGCAAGAAGATCAAAGAGGGCGACAAGGTGGTGATGTTCTACCCGTCGGCCAACCGGGACGAGGAGATCTTCACCGACCCCTTCACCTTCGACATCGCCCGCGACCCCAACCCGCACGTGGGCTTCGGCGGCGGCGGCCCGCACTACTGCCTGGGCGCCCACCTGGCGCGGCTGGAGCTGATGGTGCTGTTCGACACCATCCTGGACCGCATGCCCGACATCCGCCCGGCCGGCCCGATGCGCCGGCTGCGCTCCAACTTCGTCAACGGCGTCAAGGAGCTCCCGGTGGAGTTCACCCCGTCGGAGCCGCTGTCCCGCTCCTCCGCCTGA
- a CDS encoding glycosyltransferase family 4 protein, whose product MDEPLRVALLSYRSKPHCGGQGVYLRHLSRELVALGHRVEILSGQPYPELDSDEIVLTKIPSLDLYREPDPFRTPALSEYRDWIDVLEFAHMRTGGFPEPLTFSLRALRELRRRRHDFDVVHDNQVLGLGNLGIPRLGLPLVTSIHHPISVDRRIELQAAKNKRERFGKRRWYGFVTMQAQVARRVGTILTVSESSKIDIVKDFKVDPSDIEILPLGVDTRIFHPRGERVPGRIVAMASADSPLKGVDVLLRAVAKLATERDVHLVVVSKLQKDGPTEKLVRELALGDRVRFVSGISDQELGELLASAEIAVVPSRYEGFSLPAVEHMASGTPLVASRAGALPEVVGDAAVLVRPGDAEELAATLRTLHDSPAERARLSQAGLARVQERYAWPAVARATVEHYRAAIARQNYLRLAAGGARAGADLRSPKAVKATGGALRRLARKEQRPADR is encoded by the coding sequence ATGGACGAGCCGTTGCGCGTGGCCCTGCTCTCGTACCGGAGCAAGCCGCACTGCGGTGGCCAGGGCGTCTACCTGCGTCACCTGAGCCGGGAACTGGTCGCCCTGGGTCACCGGGTGGAGATCCTGTCCGGCCAGCCCTACCCGGAGCTTGACTCCGACGAGATCGTGCTGACCAAGATCCCCAGCCTGGATCTGTACCGCGAGCCGGATCCGTTCCGGACCCCGGCGCTGAGCGAGTACCGGGACTGGATCGACGTGCTGGAGTTCGCCCACATGCGCACGGGCGGATTCCCCGAGCCGCTCACCTTCAGCCTCCGCGCGCTGCGCGAGCTGCGCCGCCGCCGCCACGACTTCGACGTGGTGCACGACAACCAGGTGCTGGGGCTGGGCAACCTGGGCATCCCCCGGCTGGGGCTGCCGCTGGTGACCAGCATCCACCACCCCATCAGCGTGGACCGCAGAATCGAGCTGCAGGCCGCCAAGAACAAGCGGGAGCGGTTCGGCAAGCGCCGCTGGTACGGGTTCGTGACCATGCAGGCGCAGGTGGCGCGGCGGGTCGGGACGATCCTGACGGTCTCGGAGTCCTCCAAGATCGACATCGTCAAGGACTTCAAGGTCGACCCCAGCGACATCGAGATCCTGCCGCTGGGCGTCGACACCCGCATCTTCCACCCCCGCGGGGAGCGCGTCCCCGGCCGGATCGTGGCGATGGCCAGCGCCGACTCCCCGCTCAAGGGCGTGGACGTGCTGCTGCGCGCGGTCGCCAAGCTGGCCACCGAGCGGGACGTGCACCTGGTGGTGGTGAGCAAGCTGCAAAAGGACGGCCCCACCGAGAAGCTGGTGCGCGAGCTGGCGCTGGGCGACCGGGTGCGCTTTGTGTCCGGGATCTCCGACCAGGAGCTGGGCGAGCTGCTGGCCTCCGCCGAGATCGCGGTGGTGCCCTCCCGCTATGAGGGCTTTTCGCTGCCGGCCGTGGAGCACATGGCCTCCGGCACCCCGCTGGTGGCCAGCCGCGCCGGGGCGCTGCCGGAGGTGGTCGGGGACGCCGCCGTGCTGGTGCGGCCCGGGGACGCCGAGGAGCTGGCCGCCACGCTGCGCACGCTGCACGACTCGCCCGCCGAGCGGGCCCGTCTCAGCCAGGCCGGGCTGGCCCGCGTCCAGGAGCGGTACGCCTGGCCCGCGGTGGCGCGGGCCACGGTCGAGCACTACCGGGCGGCCATCGCCCGCCAGAACTACCTGCGGCTCGCCGCGGGAGGGGCCCGGGCAGGCGCGGACCTCCGCTCGCCCAAGGCCGTGAAAGCCACCGGAGGCGCCCTGCGACGCCTCGCACGGAAGGAGCAGCGCCCTGCTGACCGTTGA
- a CDS encoding class I SAM-dependent methyltransferase translates to MLTVDFERFPITPGDHVLDMGCGAGRHAFELYRRGAHVVAFDLDADELAGVEKMFRAMRAAGEVPKEATARTVRGDARRLPFPDDSFDKIVASEVLEHIPDDMTAMSELLRVLKPGGRLAVTVPSWLPERICWALSEDYHTAPGGHVRIYTRAELEAKLKSLGLRVDGHHHAHGLHSPYWWIKCAVGVNNDDHPLAKAYHQLLVWDIMKRPLVTRLAERVLNPLIGKSVVVYFTKPSRPGRPGVDASGKEKVDAV, encoded by the coding sequence CTGCTGACCGTTGACTTCGAGCGCTTTCCCATCACCCCCGGAGACCATGTCCTGGACATGGGCTGCGGAGCCGGACGGCACGCCTTTGAGCTGTACCGGAGGGGAGCGCACGTCGTGGCGTTCGACCTGGACGCCGACGAGCTGGCCGGTGTGGAGAAGATGTTCCGGGCCATGCGGGCCGCGGGCGAGGTGCCCAAGGAGGCCACCGCCCGGACCGTGCGGGGCGACGCCCGCCGGCTGCCGTTCCCCGACGACAGCTTCGACAAGATCGTCGCCTCCGAGGTGCTGGAGCACATCCCCGACGACATGACCGCCATGAGCGAGCTGCTGCGGGTGCTCAAGCCCGGCGGCCGCCTGGCGGTCACGGTGCCCAGCTGGCTGCCGGAACGGATCTGCTGGGCGCTGTCGGAGGACTACCACACCGCCCCCGGCGGGCATGTGCGCATCTACACCCGTGCCGAGCTGGAGGCCAAGCTCAAGTCGCTGGGGCTGCGGGTGGACGGCCACCACCACGCCCACGGGCTGCACAGCCCGTACTGGTGGATCAAGTGCGCGGTGGGGGTGAACAACGACGACCACCCGCTGGCCAAGGCCTACCACCAGCTCCTGGTGTGGGACATCATGAAGCGCCCGCTGGTGACCCGCCTGGCCGAGCGGGTGCTCAACCCGCTGATCGGCAAGAGCGTGGTGGTCTACTTCACCAAGCCCTCCAGGCCCGGCCGTCCCGGCGTGGACGCCTCCGGGAAGGAGAAGGTGGATGCGGTCTGA
- a CDS encoding prenyltransferase, giving the protein MRSEADHRPPSVPGVVTAEEIVATARSIVAQQEPSGAIPWFAPTNGVPGHVDAWNHVEAAMALTTAGLREPARRAYEWLRSVQRPDGSWPAKWVLGKVTEPGGESNHAAYIAVGVWHELLMTGDEDFARRMWPTVRRAVDFALSLQTPRGEIAWIRNPDGSVSGEALLTGCSSIYQSLRCAVALAERLGEPQPDWELAADQLGHVVACHPEAFTDKSRWSMDWYYPVLAGPIRGAQAERRLAEGWDTFVVEGLGCRCVSDQPWVTAAESCELVLALDACGDRERALELFATIQHLRHEDGSYWTGWQFENQRHFPGDRSTYTAAAVILAADALCGQSPASTLFKEIAGRPLGPSDPADPTACGCVPATQTSLANPVRTRI; this is encoded by the coding sequence ATGCGGTCTGAGGCCGACCACCGGCCTCCGTCCGTGCCGGGGGTCGTGACCGCCGAAGAGATCGTGGCCACCGCCCGCAGCATCGTCGCCCAGCAGGAACCCTCCGGCGCCATCCCCTGGTTCGCCCCCACCAACGGAGTGCCGGGGCACGTGGACGCCTGGAACCACGTCGAGGCCGCCATGGCGCTCACCACCGCCGGGCTGCGCGAGCCGGCCCGGCGGGCCTATGAGTGGCTGCGCTCGGTGCAGCGCCCGGACGGGTCCTGGCCGGCCAAGTGGGTGCTGGGCAAGGTCACCGAGCCGGGCGGGGAGTCCAACCACGCCGCCTACATCGCGGTGGGGGTCTGGCACGAGCTGCTGATGACCGGGGATGAGGACTTCGCCCGCCGGATGTGGCCGACGGTGCGGCGGGCGGTGGACTTCGCGCTGAGCCTGCAGACCCCCCGCGGCGAGATCGCCTGGATCCGCAACCCCGACGGCAGCGTCTCCGGCGAGGCCCTGCTGACCGGCTGCTCGTCGATTTACCAGTCGCTGCGCTGCGCGGTGGCGCTGGCCGAGCGGCTGGGCGAGCCGCAGCCGGACTGGGAGCTGGCCGCCGACCAGCTCGGCCATGTGGTGGCCTGCCACCCGGAGGCGTTCACCGACAAGAGCCGCTGGTCAATGGACTGGTACTACCCGGTGCTGGCCGGGCCGATCCGCGGCGCCCAGGCCGAGCGGCGCCTGGCCGAGGGCTGGGACACCTTCGTGGTCGAAGGGCTGGGCTGCCGCTGCGTCAGCGACCAGCCGTGGGTGACGGCCGCCGAAAGCTGCGAGCTGGTGCTGGCATTGGACGCCTGCGGCGACCGGGAGCGCGCCCTGGAGCTGTTCGCCACCATCCAGCACCTGCGGCACGAGGACGGCTCGTACTGGACCGGCTGGCAGTTCGAGAACCAGCGCCACTTTCCCGGGGACCGTTCCACCTACACCGCCGCCGCGGTGATCCTGGCGGCCGACGCCCTGTGCGGCCAGTCCCCGGCCTCCACGCTGTTCAAGGAGATCGCCGGACGCCCCCTGGGGCCGTCCGACCCGGCCGACCCCACCGCCTGCGGGTGCGTGCCGGCCACGCAGACCTCCCTGGCCAACCCGGTGCGGACCAGGATCTGA
- a CDS encoding class I SAM-dependent methyltransferase, whose product MTETATAAGASAEHPPMPAELERAALAAKGFMPPAEGKALYETALTYGGRGPMLEIGTYCGKSAIYFGAAARRVGTVLVTVDHHRGSEENQAGWEYHDPTLVDPLTGLMDTLPTFRKTIAAAGLENEVIAIVGTSQAVSRLWRTPLSLLFIDGGHAEELAQADYEGWARWVMVGGALVIHDVFPDPADGGQAPYHVYLRALASGAFEERRVEGSLRVLERVNDRDPLSAPR is encoded by the coding sequence ATGACTGAGACAGCGACGGCCGCCGGCGCCTCGGCGGAGCACCCTCCGATGCCCGCGGAGTTGGAGCGCGCGGCCCTGGCCGCCAAGGGCTTCATGCCGCCCGCGGAGGGCAAGGCCCTGTATGAGACCGCGCTGACCTACGGCGGCCGCGGGCCGATGCTGGAGATCGGCACCTACTGCGGCAAATCGGCGATCTACTTCGGCGCCGCCGCCCGCCGGGTCGGCACGGTGCTGGTGACCGTGGACCACCACCGCGGCTCGGAGGAGAACCAGGCCGGCTGGGAATACCACGACCCGACCCTGGTGGACCCGCTCACCGGCCTGATGGACACGCTGCCGACCTTCCGCAAGACCATCGCCGCCGCCGGGCTGGAGAACGAGGTGATCGCGATCGTCGGCACCTCACAGGCGGTCAGCCGGCTGTGGCGCACCCCGCTGTCGCTGCTGTTCATCGACGGCGGCCACGCCGAGGAACTGGCCCAGGCCGACTATGAGGGCTGGGCCCGCTGGGTGATGGTCGGCGGGGCGCTGGTCATCCACGACGTCTTCCCCGACCCCGCCGACGGCGGGCAGGCCCCCTACCACGTCTATCTGCGGGCGCTGGCCAGCGGCGCCTTCGAAGAGCGCCGCGTCGAGGGCTCGCTGCGCGTCCTGGAGCGCGTCAACGACCGCGACCCGCTGTCGGCCCCGCGCTGA
- a CDS encoding ferredoxin has translation MEVRVDPLVCEANGVCVGLAPEVFDLDDEDQLHILQPVPPADLIDKVRHAVRSCPKAALSLEE, from the coding sequence ATGGAAGTACGAGTCGACCCTCTGGTCTGCGAAGCCAACGGAGTGTGCGTCGGACTGGCCCCGGAGGTCTTCGACCTGGACGACGAGGATCAGCTGCACATTCTGCAACCGGTTCCACCCGCCGACCTGATCGACAAGGTCCGGCACGCGGTGCGCTCCTGCCCCAAGGCCGCGCTCTCCCTGGAGGAGTGA